Proteins from a genomic interval of Micromonospora sp. NBC_00389:
- a CDS encoding crotonase/enoyl-CoA hydratase family protein, whose protein sequence is MGVRVERAGPVTTVVLDRPAARNAVDGPTARALADAFRAFDADPDAAVAVLWGAGGTFCAGADLKAIGTPSGNRVEPEGDGPMGPTRMTLGKPVIAAISGYAVAGGLELALWCDLRVAESDATLGVFCRRWGVPLIDGGTVRLPRLIGESRALDLILTGRPVPADEAYTMGLVNRLVPPGQARAAAEELAAEIARHPQTCLRNDRAAMLAGAGRPEPEALATELAYGMDSLAADAAAGAARFAGGEGRHGAMPPGGVSLPAASATDEISCG, encoded by the coding sequence ATGGGTGTACGGGTGGAGCGCGCCGGGCCGGTGACCACGGTGGTGCTGGATCGGCCGGCGGCCAGGAACGCGGTCGACGGGCCGACCGCTCGGGCGTTGGCCGACGCCTTTCGGGCCTTCGACGCCGACCCGGACGCGGCGGTGGCCGTGCTCTGGGGAGCCGGCGGCACGTTCTGCGCCGGTGCCGATCTCAAGGCGATCGGCACCCCGAGCGGCAACCGGGTCGAGCCGGAGGGGGACGGCCCGATGGGTCCGACCCGGATGACGTTGGGCAAGCCGGTGATCGCGGCGATCTCCGGGTACGCGGTGGCCGGCGGGCTGGAGTTGGCGCTCTGGTGCGACCTGCGGGTCGCCGAGTCCGACGCGACGCTCGGGGTGTTCTGCCGCCGCTGGGGGGTGCCGCTGATCGACGGTGGCACGGTCCGGCTGCCCCGACTGATCGGTGAGAGCCGCGCACTGGACCTGATCCTCACCGGCCGGCCGGTGCCGGCGGATGAGGCGTACACGATGGGGTTGGTCAACCGGCTGGTGCCGCCCGGCCAGGCGCGGGCCGCAGCCGAGGAACTGGCCGCGGAGATCGCCCGGCATCCACAGACCTGCCTGCGCAACGACCGGGCGGCGATGCTGGCCGGCGCGGGCCGGCCCGAGCCGGAGGCCCTGGCGACCGAGTTGGCGTACGGGATGGACTCGCTGGCCGCCGACGCGGCCGCCGGTGCGGCCCGGTTCGCCGGCGGCGAGGGCCGGCACGGCGCGATGCCGCCGGGAGGGGTGAGCCTCCCGGCGGCATCGGCTACCGACGAGATCAGTTGCGGTTGA
- a CDS encoding Rieske 2Fe-2S domain-containing protein, with protein MRALLTKVEQASRLDRAGDRLQRVVLGTLRPRRLRDLLHGVTLGHPLHPAMVQVPLGSWTSAAVLDLMPGQHRPATMLVGLGTVSALPAAVAGLNDWAALSRDQRRVGLVHAAANTVGVTLYAGSLAARLAGRHGVGRALGYLGLSAVSLGAYVGGHLAYKQGAQVNQSISELHRMSEGWHSLTEMAALPQRTLVTREVDDVSVILYRHGEEVTVMLERCPHQSGPLGEGDVQEIDGHACVVCPWHGSAFRLNGGEVVQGPSGSDQQILPTRIQNGVLQTRLP; from the coding sequence GTGCGAGCGCTATTGACGAAAGTTGAGCAGGCATCCCGGCTGGACCGGGCAGGTGACCGCCTGCAGCGGGTGGTCCTCGGCACGCTGCGTCCGCGGCGGCTGCGGGACCTGCTGCACGGGGTGACGCTGGGGCACCCGCTGCATCCGGCGATGGTGCAGGTGCCGCTCGGTTCCTGGACGAGCGCCGCGGTGCTGGACCTGATGCCCGGGCAGCACCGGCCTGCCACCATGCTCGTCGGCCTGGGCACCGTCAGCGCGTTGCCGGCGGCGGTCGCCGGGCTGAACGACTGGGCGGCGCTCTCCCGGGACCAGCGCCGGGTCGGCCTGGTGCACGCCGCGGCGAACACTGTCGGCGTGACGCTCTACGCCGGCTCGCTGGCCGCGCGGCTCGCCGGCCGGCACGGCGTCGGTCGTGCCCTCGGATATCTCGGGCTCTCCGCCGTGAGCCTCGGCGCGTACGTCGGCGGTCACCTGGCGTACAAGCAGGGGGCGCAGGTCAACCAGAGCATCTCCGAGCTGCACCGGATGAGCGAGGGCTGGCATTCGCTGACCGAGATGGCGGCGCTGCCGCAACGCACGCTGGTCACCCGGGAGGTGGACGACGTCTCGGTGATCCTCTACCGGCACGGTGAGGAGGTCACCGTGATGCTGGAGCGCTGCCCGCACCAGAGCGGGCCACTCGGCGAGGGCGACGTGCAGGAGATCGACGGCCACGCCTGCGTGGTCTGTCCGTGGCACGGCAGCGCGTTCCGGCTCAACGGCGGCGAGGTCGTGCAGGGGCCGTCCGGCAGCGACCAGCAGATCCTGCCCACCCGGATCCAGAACGGCGTGTTGCAGACCCGACTGCCCTGA
- a CDS encoding phosphatase PAP2 family protein, giving the protein MVETGNVDVPEISAEWYRDVVDVAADSPQPVQWFVGHATEGVILLLGALLLMAALSRLSGGQRDRALALVAPVPTLLAYAGSEWIKTVVDEDRPCRTIGSAIIAGACPPPGDWSFPSNHATLAGALAVTTLLLSRRFGLVALPLAALAAFSRVFVGVHYPHDVAAGVLFGALVAVLATPLLARPAAEALRRRADRTRRPVPDLAGPPRS; this is encoded by the coding sequence ATGGTGGAAACCGGCAACGTGGACGTTCCGGAGATCAGCGCCGAGTGGTACCGCGACGTCGTCGACGTCGCGGCCGACAGCCCGCAACCGGTGCAGTGGTTCGTCGGGCACGCCACCGAGGGGGTGATCCTGTTGCTCGGCGCGCTGCTGCTGATGGCCGCGCTGAGCCGCCTGTCCGGCGGCCAGCGCGACCGGGCGCTCGCCCTGGTCGCGCCGGTGCCGACCCTCCTGGCGTACGCGGGCAGCGAGTGGATCAAGACGGTGGTGGACGAGGATCGCCCGTGCCGGACGATTGGCTCGGCGATCATCGCGGGTGCCTGCCCACCCCCGGGCGACTGGTCGTTCCCCAGCAACCACGCCACTCTGGCGGGTGCGCTGGCGGTCACCACGCTGCTGCTGTCCCGCCGGTTCGGACTGGTCGCGCTGCCGCTGGCCGCGCTGGCCGCCTTCTCCCGGGTCTTCGTGGGCGTGCACTACCCGCACGACGTGGCCGCGGGCGTGCTGTTCGGCGCCCTGGTCGCCGTGCTGGCCACCCCGCTGCTGGCCCGCCCGGCAGCCGAGGCTCTACGCCGCCGGGCCGACCGCACCCGTCGCCCGGTCCCCGACCTGGCCGGTCCACCCCGCTCCTGA
- a CDS encoding SAM-dependent methyltransferase: protein MTDQPAPDPTDVSARPNVARMYDYFLGGSHNFAADRAAAERVLELFPETGVAAQTNRHFLRRAVRYAAEQGVRQFLDIGAGLPTQGTVHEVVQTVAPDARVVYVDYDEVAVAYARQLLTGAPGTAVVQGDLRRPDELLAHPDVRGTLDLDRPVAVLLLAVLHFVSDDDDPWAAIARLRDATAPGSHLVLSHLTLDGIPPELAERGQAVYRNSSAPLVPRTHAETLRFFTGYDLVEPGLVETTRWRPDGEREAVDSHGYAGVGIRH, encoded by the coding sequence GTGACCGACCAGCCGGCACCCGACCCGACCGACGTCAGCGCCCGACCCAACGTCGCCCGGATGTATGACTACTTCCTGGGCGGTAGCCACAACTTCGCCGCTGACCGGGCCGCCGCCGAACGGGTGCTCGAACTCTTCCCGGAGACCGGGGTCGCCGCCCAGACCAACCGGCACTTCCTGCGCCGGGCCGTCCGGTACGCCGCCGAGCAGGGCGTCCGCCAGTTCCTCGACATCGGTGCCGGGTTGCCCACCCAGGGCACCGTGCACGAGGTGGTGCAGACGGTGGCGCCCGACGCTCGGGTGGTCTACGTCGACTACGACGAGGTGGCCGTCGCGTACGCCCGGCAGTTGCTGACCGGCGCCCCCGGGACCGCGGTCGTGCAGGGCGACCTGCGCCGGCCGGACGAGCTGCTCGCCCACCCGGACGTGCGGGGCACCCTCGACCTGGACCGCCCGGTGGCGGTGCTGCTCCTCGCGGTGCTGCACTTCGTGTCGGACGACGACGACCCGTGGGCGGCGATCGCCCGGCTGCGCGACGCCACCGCGCCCGGCAGCCACCTGGTGCTGTCCCACCTGACGCTGGACGGCATCCCGCCGGAGCTGGCCGAGCGCGGGCAGGCCGTATATCGCAACAGCAGCGCCCCGCTGGTGCCCCGCACGCACGCCGAGACGCTGCGCTTCTTCACCGGGTACGACCTGGTGGAGCCCGGTCTGGTCGAAACCACCCGGTGGCGGCCGGACGGCGAACGGGAGGCCGTGGATTCGCACGGCTATGCCGGGGTCGGCATCCGCCACTGA
- a CDS encoding low temperature requirement protein A — translation MVSKPERLLRGKDVPLSASFLELFFDLAAVLALSQLAQHFLADLGLVGGLRTALLLAAVWWIWVTTTWLADWYDPETPAIRGLLVGATLGSLLVGVAIPQALDGRGLLFAGAYVAVHLARGVVTAHMLRGHPRQSRALRILNWYAVSAVPWLVGAFLPEWRVPLWLLALAIDLIGPRLGWPTPWLGRARQQELHLTGEHFAERYQQIMIIALGELVLVAGLTYSGTRLSLPETAAFLLVFATAVLIGLLYVTPAGQRLGPAIERADPSRLGVTTSYLHLVMIAGVVATAVGAEVSIAHPTEIGHTTAVVVILGGPTLFLVGRILFSVAVHRRLSWARVVGLFALVLAAVPLRLPLVAVSAVATGVLIVVAVLDQADIFTFRRPRPRWPDSGTALLPASPRSIRLAPPAGPPPTAAGPSPRAERRDWYDRPHQWWWLP, via the coding sequence ATGGTGAGCAAGCCCGAACGGCTGCTGCGCGGAAAGGACGTGCCGCTCAGCGCCTCCTTCCTCGAACTCTTCTTCGACCTGGCGGCCGTCCTCGCCCTCAGTCAGCTGGCGCAGCACTTCCTCGCCGACCTCGGCCTGGTCGGTGGGCTGCGCACCGCGCTGCTACTGGCTGCGGTCTGGTGGATCTGGGTGACCACCACCTGGCTCGCCGACTGGTACGACCCGGAGACGCCGGCGATCCGAGGGCTGCTGGTCGGCGCCACGCTGGGCAGCCTGCTTGTCGGGGTGGCGATCCCGCAGGCGCTGGATGGGCGGGGCCTGCTCTTCGCTGGCGCGTACGTCGCGGTCCACCTCGCCCGGGGCGTGGTCACCGCCCACATGCTGCGCGGTCACCCCCGGCAGAGCCGGGCGCTGCGGATCCTCAACTGGTACGCCGTCTCCGCCGTACCGTGGCTGGTCGGTGCGTTCCTGCCGGAGTGGCGGGTGCCGCTCTGGTTGCTCGCCCTCGCCATCGACCTCATCGGGCCACGACTCGGCTGGCCGACGCCGTGGCTCGGTCGTGCACGGCAGCAGGAGCTGCACCTCACGGGCGAGCACTTCGCCGAGCGGTACCAGCAGATCATGATCATCGCGCTCGGTGAACTCGTCCTGGTCGCTGGTCTCACGTACTCCGGCACCCGCCTCAGCCTCCCGGAGACCGCCGCCTTCCTGCTGGTCTTCGCCACCGCCGTGTTGATCGGTCTGCTCTATGTGACGCCCGCCGGCCAGCGCCTGGGCCCCGCCATCGAGCGCGCCGATCCGTCCCGGCTCGGCGTCACCACCAGCTACCTGCACCTGGTGATGATCGCCGGGGTGGTGGCCACCGCCGTCGGGGCCGAGGTGAGCATCGCCCACCCCACCGAGATCGGCCACACGACCGCCGTCGTGGTCATCCTGGGCGGACCCACCCTCTTCCTCGTCGGGCGGATCCTGTTCTCCGTCGCGGTCCACCGGCGGCTCTCCTGGGCGAGGGTGGTCGGCCTGTTCGCCCTTGTCCTCGCGGCGGTCCCCCTTCGACTTCCACTGGTGGCGGTCAGCGCGGTCGCCACCGGGGTGCTGATCGTGGTGGCCGTCCTGGACCAGGCCGACATCTTCACCTTCCGCCGGCCCCGACCCCGTTGGCCGGACTCTGGTACTGCCCTGCTCCCGGCATCCCCACGCTCGATCAGGCTGGCGCCGCCAGCCGGCCCGCCGCCGACAGCCGCCGGACCATCGCCGCGTGCGGAACGGCGTGACTGGTACGACCGGCCACACCAGTGGTGGTGGTTGCCGTGA
- a CDS encoding P1 family peptidase — MDQPSRRRARDLGVVVGPLPTGPHNAITDVAGILVGHTTIDDGADLHTGVTAVVPSQLGPGRWTLPAAVYSGNGHGKLVGSTQVDELGVLESPIVLTATLSVFRAADALLSHLMDRRPEGLSFNPLVGETNDGHLSDIRRRPINEGHVLAAITGASGEPPAEGCVGAGTGTTTLGFKGGIGTSSRTVRVADRPATVGALVQSNFGGELTVLGVPMPVDELIPDADRSEPPGNSCMIVVATDVPLDARQLGRLARRAVFAMGRVGASYSNGSGDYAIAFSTAPPDRRPVPDGEINPVFAAVLDSVEEALLNSLFTATTTTGVAGRTSHAVPHAAMVRRLSAAGRLAAPA, encoded by the coding sequence ATGGACCAGCCGAGCCGCCGCCGCGCCCGCGACCTCGGGGTCGTCGTCGGGCCGCTGCCGACCGGCCCGCACAACGCGATCACCGACGTCGCCGGAATCCTGGTCGGCCACACCACCATCGACGACGGCGCCGACCTGCACACCGGCGTCACCGCCGTCGTACCGAGCCAACTCGGCCCGGGACGATGGACCCTGCCGGCCGCCGTGTACTCCGGCAACGGCCACGGGAAGCTCGTCGGCTCGACACAGGTGGACGAACTCGGCGTACTGGAGTCACCGATCGTCCTGACCGCCACGCTGTCCGTCTTCCGGGCGGCGGACGCGCTGCTGAGTCACCTGATGGACCGTCGCCCCGAGGGCCTGTCGTTCAATCCCCTGGTCGGCGAGACCAACGACGGCCACCTTTCGGACATCCGCCGCCGCCCGATCAACGAGGGACACGTGCTCGCCGCGATCACGGGGGCGTCCGGCGAACCGCCGGCGGAGGGCTGCGTCGGGGCTGGCACCGGTACCACGACGCTGGGCTTCAAGGGCGGCATCGGCACCTCGTCGAGGACGGTACGGGTGGCCGACCGTCCGGCGACGGTCGGTGCCCTCGTCCAGTCCAACTTCGGTGGAGAGCTGACCGTCCTCGGCGTCCCGATGCCGGTCGATGAGCTGATCCCAGACGCCGACCGGAGCGAACCGCCCGGCAACTCCTGCATGATCGTGGTGGCCACTGACGTACCCCTGGACGCCCGGCAGCTCGGACGGCTCGCCCGGCGGGCGGTCTTCGCGATGGGCCGGGTCGGGGCGTCCTACAGCAACGGCAGCGGCGACTACGCGATCGCGTTCAGCACCGCACCACCGGACCGGCGCCCCGTCCCCGACGGGGAGATCAACCCGGTCTTCGCCGCCGTCCTGGACTCGGTCGAGGAAGCGCTGCTCAACTCCCTCTTCACGGCAACCACCACCACTGGTGTGGCCGGTCGTACCAGTCACGCCGTTCCGCACGCGGCGATGGTCCGGCGGCTGTCGGCGGCGGGCCGGCTGGCGGCGCCAGCCTGA
- a CDS encoding low temperature requirement protein A, translating into MTASRAGKLLRKPGDPQRATFLELFFDLAFVYVLTQLSQVLSRDLTWRGAFHTMVLLLAVWWVWCSTATVPDRFDPQRPAIQALVIATLVGSLVMAVALPEVFDAQGLVFAGAYVAIQVGRSLGLLIALRGHELQRGAVRTLVWFGVSAVPWIAGALVHGAAREALWTLAVALDYLAGKLRYPIPGLGHSPASELPSAAEHLAERHRQFFIIALGELILVSASTLGGEGFAPDRTTAFLVSIATTVLLWRIYIYRAGEVSAAAIAGSTDPARLGLSAFYAHLVMVAGVVVTAVGAELVIAHPTGHPQPAWIAVILGGPALFLAGRARFEYAVFARVSWDRPIGLLALAALAPVMLLVPSLVATLAATAVLAGVAISDAAHARGRPPEPPSPPD; encoded by the coding sequence ATGACGGCGAGTAGGGCAGGCAAGCTGCTGCGGAAGCCCGGGGATCCGCAACGGGCAACATTCCTGGAGCTGTTCTTCGACCTGGCCTTCGTCTACGTGCTCACCCAGCTCTCGCAGGTGCTCAGCCGGGATCTCACGTGGCGCGGCGCCTTCCACACGATGGTGTTGCTGCTGGCGGTGTGGTGGGTGTGGTGCAGCACGGCGACAGTCCCCGACAGGTTCGACCCGCAGCGGCCGGCGATACAGGCGCTGGTCATCGCGACCCTGGTCGGCAGCCTGGTGATGGCTGTCGCGCTACCCGAGGTGTTCGACGCGCAGGGCCTCGTCTTCGCGGGCGCGTACGTCGCCATTCAGGTTGGTCGCAGCCTCGGCCTTCTGATCGCCCTGCGGGGCCACGAACTGCAGCGCGGCGCCGTACGGACGCTTGTCTGGTTCGGCGTGTCTGCCGTGCCGTGGATCGCGGGGGCGCTCGTGCACGGCGCCGCGCGCGAGGCACTGTGGACGCTGGCGGTGGCCCTTGACTACCTGGCCGGCAAACTCCGCTACCCCATACCCGGCCTGGGCCACTCGCCGGCCTCCGAGTTGCCGAGCGCGGCCGAGCACCTGGCCGAGCGTCACCGGCAGTTCTTCATCATCGCGCTCGGCGAGTTGATCCTGGTCTCCGCTTCGACCCTCGGCGGCGAGGGCTTCGCGCCCGACCGGACCACGGCATTCCTGGTGTCGATCGCCACCACCGTGCTGCTCTGGCGCATCTACATCTACCGCGCCGGGGAAGTGTCGGCCGCAGCCATCGCCGGATCTACCGACCCGGCCCGCCTCGGCCTGTCGGCGTTCTACGCCCACCTGGTCATGGTGGCCGGCGTCGTCGTGACCGCTGTCGGCGCCGAACTCGTCATCGCCCATCCGACCGGGCACCCTCAACCGGCCTGGATCGCGGTCATCCTCGGCGGGCCCGCGCTGTTCCTGGCCGGCCGTGCCCGCTTCGAGTACGCAGTCTTCGCCCGGGTGTCCTGGGATCGACCGATCGGGCTGCTCGCGTTGGCCGCCCTGGCACCGGTCATGCTCCTCGTACCATCGCTCGTGGCCACCCTCGCCGCCACCGCGGTCCTGGCCGGGGTTGCCATCTCCGATGCCGCCCACGCGAGAGGGCGCCCACCCGAGCCGCCCTCACCGCCCGACTAG
- a CDS encoding VOC family protein: protein MSVTTTTHLNFRGDARAALEFYQSVFDGHLALVTYKDAGNVQEESEADQVMWGQVLAENGFHVMAYDVPSRMAYDQGENSFFVSLRGKTIEEVTGYWEKLSAGASVVIPLGPAGWAPAYGMLRDRFGVVWVVDVVSEYNA, encoded by the coding sequence ATGTCCGTCACGACCACGACCCACCTGAACTTCCGGGGTGACGCCCGCGCGGCGCTGGAGTTCTACCAGTCCGTGTTCGACGGCCACCTCGCCCTCGTCACCTACAAGGACGCCGGCAACGTCCAGGAGGAGTCCGAGGCCGACCAGGTCATGTGGGGCCAGGTGCTCGCCGAGAACGGTTTTCACGTCATGGCGTACGACGTGCCCTCCAGGATGGCCTACGACCAGGGAGAGAACTCCTTCTTCGTCTCCCTGCGGGGCAAGACGATCGAGGAGGTCACCGGTTACTGGGAGAAGCTCTCCGCCGGGGCGAGCGTGGTGATTCCCCTGGGCCCGGCGGGCTGGGCGCCCGCCTACGGGATGCTGCGGGACCGCTTCGGTGTCGTCTGGGTCGTCGACGTCGTCAGCGAATACAACGCGTAG
- a CDS encoding NADAR family protein, translating into MPETASPPRSLSELRALIAAGGRVKYLFFWGHHPQPDGSIGSGCLSQWWPAPFIVDGIRYATAEHYMMVGKARLFGDEAIAAQMLTVPHPGAVKALGRQVRDFDQAIWDRHCFDLVVAANMAKFSQHPDLGQYLSRTSNRVLVEASPVDRVWGIGLAATDPRAHDPAQWRGRNLLGFALMNARAQFING; encoded by the coding sequence GTGCCCGAGACCGCCTCCCCGCCGCGCAGCCTGTCCGAGCTGCGGGCGCTCATTGCCGCGGGCGGGCGCGTCAAGTACCTGTTCTTCTGGGGGCACCACCCCCAACCGGACGGCAGCATCGGATCGGGGTGCCTGAGCCAATGGTGGCCGGCCCCATTCATCGTGGACGGGATCCGGTACGCCACGGCTGAGCACTACATGATGGTCGGGAAGGCCCGCCTGTTCGGCGACGAGGCGATCGCCGCGCAGATGTTGACGGTGCCGCACCCGGGCGCGGTCAAGGCCCTGGGTCGGCAGGTCCGGGACTTCGACCAGGCCATCTGGGACAGGCATTGCTTCGACCTGGTCGTCGCCGCCAACATGGCGAAGTTCAGCCAGCACCCCGACCTCGGGCAGTACCTGTCGCGTACGAGCAACCGGGTACTGGTGGAAGCCAGCCCGGTGGATCGAGTCTGGGGCATCGGCCTGGCCGCCACGGACCCACGCGCGCACGATCCCGCCCAATGGCGTGGCCGCAACCTTCTCGGGTTCGCGCTGATGAACGCCCGCGCACAGTTCATCAACGGATGA
- the argS gene encoding arginine--tRNA ligase, whose protein sequence is MDLEKLLTDRLAPAFATVAGVSVDPVVRRSQHADFQSDAALALARRLGRPPRAIAAEVLDRADLTDLCSTAEVSGPGFLNLTIADSALAGLLSALATDPRLGVPVVAESETVVVDYSAPNVAKEMHVGHLRSTVIGDAAARLLEWLGHQVLRANHLGDWGTPFGMLIEHLVDLGEAEATQELSMGDLDSFYKAARVKFDADEAFRERSRLRVVALQGGDAAPLRLWRLLVEQSERYFLTVYDLLDVTLTERDFHGESSYNDLLGPVVEELDRLGLLRESDGAVCVFPPGSVGRDGEPLPLIVRKSDGGYGYPATDLAAIRHRTGTLGATRLLYVVGLPQRRHFEMVYAAAAQADWLASPARAEHVGFGSILGPDGRMLRSRAGGSVKLVGLLEEAIARATALARERNPDLGEAEAAEVGRAVGIGAIKYADLSSDRHKDYVLDWERMLSLDGNTSPYLQYAYSRIRSIFRRAGVAAQPEAEISLAEPAERTLAFELVGFGRVVGEVAENLEFHHLAGYLYRLAAAFSAFYERCPVLRAYGPVRESRLVLCDLTARVLRQGLYLLGIRTPERM, encoded by the coding sequence ATGGATCTGGAGAAACTGCTGACTGACCGGCTGGCGCCGGCGTTCGCGACGGTGGCCGGCGTGTCGGTGGACCCGGTCGTACGGCGCTCCCAGCACGCGGACTTCCAGTCCGACGCGGCGCTGGCACTGGCGCGGCGGCTCGGCCGGCCGCCGCGCGCCATCGCCGCCGAGGTGCTGGACCGCGCGGACCTGACCGACCTGTGCAGCACGGCGGAGGTCTCCGGGCCAGGCTTCCTCAACCTGACAATCGCCGACAGTGCCTTGGCCGGCCTGCTCTCTGCGCTGGCCACCGACCCGCGGCTCGGTGTGCCGGTGGTCGCCGAGTCGGAGACTGTGGTGGTCGACTACTCGGCACCGAACGTGGCAAAGGAGATGCACGTCGGGCACCTGCGCTCGACGGTGATCGGCGACGCGGCGGCCCGGCTACTGGAGTGGCTGGGGCACCAGGTGCTGCGGGCCAACCACCTCGGCGACTGGGGCACGCCGTTCGGCATGCTGATCGAGCACCTGGTCGACCTGGGCGAGGCCGAAGCCACGCAGGAACTCTCCATGGGCGACCTGGACTCGTTCTACAAGGCGGCCCGGGTCAAGTTCGACGCCGACGAGGCGTTCCGCGAGCGGTCTCGGCTGCGGGTGGTGGCCTTGCAGGGCGGCGATGCGGCGCCGCTGCGGCTGTGGCGGCTTCTGGTGGAGCAGTCCGAGCGGTACTTCCTGACGGTGTACGACCTGCTCGACGTCACCCTCACCGAGCGGGACTTCCACGGCGAGAGCAGCTACAACGACCTGCTCGGTCCGGTGGTCGAGGAGTTGGACCGGCTCGGTCTGCTGCGGGAGAGCGACGGCGCGGTCTGCGTGTTTCCGCCCGGCTCGGTCGGGCGGGACGGCGAGCCGCTGCCGCTGATCGTGCGCAAGTCCGACGGCGGGTACGGCTACCCGGCGACCGACCTGGCGGCGATCCGGCATCGGACCGGCACGCTGGGCGCGACCCGGCTGCTCTACGTGGTCGGGCTGCCGCAGCGGCGGCACTTCGAGATGGTGTACGCCGCCGCCGCGCAGGCCGACTGGCTGGCTTCGCCGGCCCGGGCCGAGCACGTCGGGTTCGGCTCGATCCTCGGGCCGGACGGGCGGATGCTGCGCAGCCGGGCTGGCGGGTCGGTGAAGCTGGTCGGGCTGCTGGAGGAGGCGATCGCCCGGGCCACCGCGCTGGCCCGGGAGCGGAACCCAGACCTGGGCGAGGCGGAGGCGGCCGAGGTGGGTCGGGCGGTAGGCATCGGCGCGATCAAGTACGCCGACCTGTCCAGCGACCGGCACAAGGACTACGTGCTCGACTGGGAACGAATGCTCTCGCTGGACGGCAACACCTCGCCCTACCTGCAGTACGCGTACTCCCGGATCCGGTCGATCTTCCGGCGGGCCGGCGTGGCGGCCCAGCCGGAGGCGGAGATTTCGCTGGCCGAGCCGGCCGAGCGCACGCTCGCCTTCGAGCTGGTCGGCTTCGGCAGGGTGGTCGGCGAGGTGGCGGAGAACCTGGAGTTCCACCACCTGGCCGGGTACCTGTACCGGCTGGCCGCTGCGTTCAGCGCGTTCTACGAGCGGTGCCCGGTGCTGCGGGCCTACGGACCGGTCCGGGAAAGCCGGCTGGTGCTCTGCGACCTGACCGCGCGGGTGCTTCGGCAGGGGTTGTATCTGCTCGGCATCCGGACTCCCGAACGGATGTAA
- a CDS encoding serine/threonine protein kinase, producing the protein MVRDNAYPPLASAFAVFSDQDSGCLSYGVEDAGRRWFVKKAIAVQARLSLIRATQFHTAVRHPAIIRPEQVLDGPVGPVLVYPWHDGTVLNHATTHGSDRAALARFQQLPLPDVEAAVTTILDAHVAIAAAGHVAVDLYDGCFLYDFDSRQMWLIDLDEYRPGPFVLKADRLPGSRRYMAPEEFVHGAVIDQRTTVYTLGRTIQHLLDSPHGWRGSPAQGRLATHATRPTPGDRPSDVVELVTAWRATLTT; encoded by the coding sequence GTGGTGAGGGATAACGCCTACCCGCCGCTCGCGTCCGCGTTCGCAGTCTTCAGCGACCAAGACTCGGGATGCCTGTCGTACGGCGTCGAGGATGCCGGGCGCCGCTGGTTCGTCAAGAAGGCCATCGCCGTGCAGGCCCGCCTGTCGCTGATCCGGGCCACGCAGTTTCACACCGCGGTCCGGCACCCAGCGATCATCCGCCCCGAGCAGGTTCTCGATGGCCCGGTCGGGCCAGTGCTGGTCTACCCATGGCACGACGGCACGGTTCTCAACCACGCCACCACGCACGGCTCGGACCGGGCCGCACTGGCCCGGTTCCAGCAGTTGCCCCTACCGGACGTCGAGGCAGCTGTCACCACGATCCTCGACGCGCACGTGGCCATCGCGGCGGCCGGCCACGTCGCGGTCGATCTGTACGACGGCTGTTTCCTCTACGACTTCGACAGTCGGCAGATGTGGCTGATCGACCTGGACGAGTACCGGCCCGGCCCCTTTGTCCTCAAGGCCGACCGCCTCCCCGGATCCCGCCGCTACATGGCACCGGAGGAGTTCGTCCACGGTGCCGTCATCGACCAGCGGACCACGGTGTACACCCTTGGCCGCACCATCCAGCACCTGCTCGACTCCCCACACGGCTGGCGAGGCTCCCCGGCCCAAGGCCGGCTCGCGACCCACGCCACCCGACCGACACCCGGAGACCGACCTTCCGACGTGGTGGAGTTGGTCACCGCGTGGCGAGCCACGCTCACGACGTGA
- a CDS encoding zinc finger domain-containing protein, translating into MRDVHRAAIRHRDDSLHQAAVEISRMARELGHDPGSIEDWRACPVCGAEPGASCIRVPGHDMVGGMHPERTRE; encoded by the coding sequence GTGCGCGACGTCCATCGGGCCGCCATCCGGCATCGGGACGACAGTCTGCACCAGGCGGCGGTGGAGATCAGCCGCATGGCTCGTGAACTGGGGCACGATCCGGGCTCGATCGAGGATTGGCGGGCCTGCCCGGTGTGCGGTGCAGAGCCGGGGGCGAGCTGCATCCGGGTGCCGGGGCACGACATGGTCGGCGGTATGCATCCGGAGCGCACCAGGGAGTAG